A single window of Bacteroides sp. DNA harbors:
- a CDS encoding peptidase E, giving the protein MKKILLILCIALGIYYTLSCHGREENKNPIRKEGDKTILVYGNGLDPAYIEYVIFLTGKPRPKVCFFPTAAADDPRVIDYWSRMVSDLPLEPIVIRTFISSAPGQKTFAEEILSSDAVIVGGGNTLNMLAVWKVQGIDTLLKQAYEQGIVLAGGSAGSLCWFTGGYSDSRPKALSLIEGLGFLDFSHSPHYNEPQRRSLFKEAILSGALQPGFACDDDAGLLFINGKMVKSLSLHQDRHNYYVTIKNGKISEERLTAEIIK; this is encoded by the coding sequence ATGAAAAAGATCCTGCTGATCCTCTGCATTGCCCTTGGAATATATTACACGCTTTCCTGTCATGGAAGGGAAGAGAACAAAAACCCCATTCGCAAAGAAGGCGATAAAACCATTCTGGTATATGGCAATGGCCTTGATCCGGCTTACATTGAATATGTAATATTTTTGACCGGAAAGCCCAGACCAAAGGTTTGCTTCTTTCCGACAGCCGCAGCGGATGATCCAAGGGTTATTGATTACTGGAGCCGGATGGTATCCGACTTACCCCTTGAACCCATCGTCATCCGGACTTTCATTAGTTCTGCACCCGGGCAAAAAACCTTTGCTGAGGAGATCCTGTCCTCTGATGCAGTGATTGTTGGAGGAGGCAATACCTTGAATATGCTTGCGGTATGGAAAGTCCAGGGAATTGATACCCTTCTCAAGCAAGCCTATGAACAAGGAATTGTCCTGGCGGGAGGCAGCGCAGGTTCCCTTTGCTGGTTTACAGGCGGGTACAGTGATTCCAGACCAAAAGCATTATCACTGATTGAGGGCCTTGGGTTTCTTGATTTCAGCCACTCACCCCATTACAATGAACCTCAGCGAAGGTCCCTATTCAAGGAGGCTATTTTGTCCGGAGCCCTGCAGCCAGGTTTCGCCTGCGATGATGATGCTGGCCTCCTTTTTATCAATGGGAAAATGGTTAAATCTTTATCTCTTCATCAGGATCGGCACAATTATTATGTCACAATTAAAAACGGTAAGATTTCCGAGGAGCGATTGACCGCCGAAATAATTAAATAG
- a CDS encoding RNA polymerase sigma factor: protein MRLQKGHRKAFMGLIEGNKGIIHKIALIFSETLHDKEDLYQEICFQLWRSHGNYRGDAKLSTWLYRVALNTAISSVRTKKRNVETVELIPEKHYQIKDPEKDEMTANLFKAIGLLQNIDRAIILLWLEEKNYEEISEITGLTKSAVSVRLVRVRKKLEEILKRIENE from the coding sequence ATGAGATTGCAAAAAGGACACCGGAAAGCATTCATGGGCCTTATTGAAGGCAATAAGGGCATCATCCATAAGATTGCCCTGATTTTTTCCGAAACCCTCCACGATAAGGAAGACCTGTACCAGGAAATCTGCTTTCAACTCTGGAGATCTCATGGAAATTACCGGGGAGATGCCAAATTAAGCACCTGGCTATACCGGGTTGCACTGAACACTGCGATCAGCTCTGTCAGGACAAAAAAACGAAATGTGGAAACCGTTGAACTTATTCCTGAAAAGCATTACCAGATCAAAGACCCGGAAAAAGATGAGATGACCGCAAATTTATTCAAGGCCATTGGCCTGTTGCAAAACATTGACCGGGCCATTATTCTCCTTTGGCTGGAAGAAAAAAATTACGAGGAGATCTCAGAAATCACGGGCTTGACTAAATCGGCGGTTAGCGTAAGGTTAGTCAGGGTAAGAAAAAAACTAGAAGAAATATTAAAAAGAATTGAAAATGAATAA
- a CDS encoding creatininase family protein: MPGTQPYILAETNWHALKNQSFELAILPWGATEAHNYHLPYSTDNIESERIAAEAARLAWEKGARVIVLPTLPFGVNTGQRDIYLDISLNPSTLMAILSDIVDGLHHQGILKLLILNSHGGNDFKPILRELGLRYPGMFLSLANWYQIPGKEKYYEQAGDHAGEMETSLMLYLRPDLVLPKEDWGEGREKQNRIRAFREGWAWTERKWPLVTEDTGVGNPRPATREKGEKHFLDLTAAVAELIVEICDTNPGEMYE, translated from the coding sequence ATGCCTGGAACCCAACCGTATATTCTGGCAGAAACTAACTGGCATGCCCTGAAAAATCAAAGTTTTGAACTAGCCATTTTACCCTGGGGGGCTACGGAGGCTCATAATTATCATTTGCCCTATTCAACCGATAATATTGAGTCGGAGCGGATCGCCGCGGAGGCTGCCAGGCTTGCCTGGGAAAAAGGTGCCAGGGTCATTGTCCTGCCTACCCTGCCCTTTGGCGTCAATACAGGGCAGCGCGACATTTACCTGGACATCAGCCTTAATCCCAGCACCCTGATGGCCATTTTATCCGATATCGTCGATGGCCTGCATCACCAGGGAATTCTTAAATTACTGATCCTCAACAGTCACGGGGGCAATGACTTTAAACCCATCCTGCGGGAGCTCGGGTTGAGATACCCCGGCATGTTTCTCAGCCTGGCCAACTGGTACCAGATACCGGGAAAGGAAAAATATTATGAACAGGCGGGCGACCACGCCGGGGAAATGGAAACCAGCCTCATGCTGTACCTTCGCCCCGACCTGGTTTTGCCCAAAGAGGACTGGGGTGAGGGCAGGGAAAAACAGAACCGGATCCGGGCCTTCCGGGAAGGATGGGCCTGGACCGAGCGGAAATGGCCCCTGGTGACGGAAGACACGGGGGTCGGAAACCCAAGGCCTGCCACCCGGGAAAAGGGGGAGAAGCATTTCCTGGACCTGACTGCGGCCGTTGCTGAACTGATCGTGGAAATCTGCGATACCAATCCCGGGGAGATGTACGAATAA
- a CDS encoding YqaE/Pmp3 family membrane protein, with product MSFLRVLFAILFPPLAVIDQGCGSVLIVFLLTLAGWVPGVIAALVILNRQK from the coding sequence ATGTCTTTCCTGAGAGTCCTTTTTGCCATTTTGTTTCCACCCCTGGCGGTGATCGATCAGGGTTGTGGTTCCGTGCTCATCGTATTCCTGCTGACCCTTGCAGGATGGGTTCCCGGAGTGATTGCTGCACTGGTCATTCTGAACCGCCAGAAATAA
- a CDS encoding isoprenylcysteine carboxylmethyltransferase family protein: protein MKKSEMKPEEKRQLIRKIVARFAGLPLVLATIVLLPAGTFNYWEFYVYTGIVVIPMLFVLSYFLKRDPRFLDRRTRAREKEKTQVIVQVIFTIVFLVGFVVSGLDRRFGWSEVPVNIVLLADLVILLGYLIIFRVFRENSYASRIVEVEEHQDLITTGLYSLVRHPMYVGVLIMYVPTPIALGSWWGVIPMMMIPLALVLRIRNEEALLKRQFPEYAEYCRNTKYRLIPYLW, encoded by the coding sequence ATGAAAAAGAGTGAAATGAAGCCGGAAGAAAAACGGCAACTGATCCGGAAGATCGTGGCCAGGTTTGCGGGGCTGCCGCTGGTGCTGGCCACGATCGTGCTCTTGCCCGCAGGCACCTTCAATTACTGGGAGTTTTATGTCTACACGGGAATTGTGGTCATTCCCATGCTTTTTGTGCTGAGTTATTTTCTGAAACGCGACCCACGGTTCCTAGACCGCAGGACCCGCGCCAGGGAGAAGGAGAAAACCCAGGTGATCGTCCAGGTAATTTTTACGATCGTTTTCCTTGTGGGATTTGTTGTATCAGGACTTGACCGGCGTTTCGGCTGGTCGGAGGTGCCGGTTAACATAGTCCTGCTGGCCGACCTAGTCATTTTATTGGGTTACCTGATCATCTTCCGGGTGTTCAGGGAAAACAGCTATGCTTCGCGCATCGTGGAAGTGGAAGAGCATCAGGATCTTATCACCACCGGGCTTTACAGCCTGGTCAGACACCCCATGTATGTCGGCGTGCTGATCATGTATGTGCCCACCCCAATCGCCCTGGGCTCCTGGTGGGGCGTGATCCCAATGATGATGATACCCCTGGCGCTGGTATTGAGGATCCGCAATGAAGAAGCCCTCCTGAAAAGGCAATTCCCGGAATATGCTGAATATTGCCGGAACACGAAATACCGGCTGATCCCATACCTCTGGTAA
- a CDS encoding SDR family oxidoreductase — MESKNYLIIGGTSGIGAAIANTLVREGHQLYIVSRKGAEVLPEGAIHLQGDILDPLTDLSGFLPEVLHGLAYCPGSINLRSFKAIKPADFEEEFRINLSGAVIVIKEALKPLQKAGHSSVVLFSTVAVQTGLPFHASIAAAKGAVEGLTRSLAAEFAPGIRFNAIAPSLTDTPLAARLLEGEAKQEAAAQRHPLKRFGKPEDMAETAAFLLSEKASWITGQIIHVDGGYGTLKA; from the coding sequence ATGGAGTCGAAAAACTACCTCATTATTGGCGGCACCTCAGGCATTGGTGCCGCCATTGCCAACACCCTTGTCAGAGAAGGACACCAGCTGTATATCGTATCGCGCAAGGGAGCTGAAGTCCTGCCTGAAGGTGCAATCCACCTCCAGGGTGATATTCTTGATCCGTTAACTGATCTCAGCGGCTTTCTGCCCGAGGTCCTGCACGGACTGGCCTATTGTCCGGGCAGCATCAATTTGAGGTCCTTTAAGGCCATCAAACCAGCCGATTTTGAGGAGGAATTCCGCATCAATTTGTCGGGGGCAGTGATCGTCATCAAGGAGGCCCTGAAGCCCCTGCAGAAGGCAGGGCATTCCTCGGTAGTGCTGTTTTCGACCGTTGCTGTGCAGACGGGCCTTCCGTTTCACGCCTCCATCGCTGCTGCCAAGGGTGCGGTAGAAGGTCTGACCCGTTCGCTGGCCGCTGAATTTGCGCCGGGCATCCGCTTCAATGCCATTGCCCCATCACTGACCGACACCCCCCTTGCAGCCCGCCTGCTCGAAGGAGAAGCCAAGCAGGAAGCAGCTGCCCAGCGGCATCCGCTCAAACGTTTCGGCAAACCGGAAGACATGGCCGAAACCGCCGCATTCCTGCTCTCCGAAAAAGCCTCATGGATCACCGGGCAGATCATTCATGTGGATGGAGGATATGGCACGCTGAAAGCATAG
- the rmuC gene encoding DNA recombination protein RmuC gives MDLFTYLLIFLAVLSLVNIILILVFLPKREKRQQRLEGLVEDLEKNLGRLEANLKDDFRINREEFGNLTTGNRKELSEGLREFREGLSKNLKEFSESNISQLDRINATTREKLQELTEQAKTDNTQMRESLEKVFRNFQETFEKNVASFNDLQREKFSQLEEKQNKLVETTEKKLEQMRETVEEKLQKTLNERLGQSFELVGKQLESVQKGLGEMQSLAQDVGGLKKVLSNVKLRGGIGEVQLGMLLEQVLAPEQFESNVITKKGSSESVEFAIKLPGREDRQETVYLPIDAKFPKDKYEKMLDAYELADPSLIEIANRELERTIKQMAADIHNKYIDPPNTTDFAIMFLPFEGIYAEVVRRTSLLEHLQRDFKVIVTGPTTLAAILNSLQMGFRTLAIQQRSSEVWKILGAVKKEFENFGGMLEKAQKNIQTASNQIDEVMGKRTRAIQRKLKSVETLSSAEASLILPEVGSPDDSEDAEEDNNA, from the coding sequence ATGGACTTGTTTACTTATTTATTGATATTTCTGGCTGTGCTCAGCCTGGTCAACATCATTCTGATCCTCGTTTTTCTTCCCAAAAGGGAAAAAAGACAGCAAAGACTGGAAGGTCTGGTGGAGGACCTTGAGAAAAACCTGGGGCGGCTGGAGGCAAACCTGAAGGATGACTTTCGCATCAACCGGGAAGAGTTTGGGAACCTTACCACAGGCAACAGGAAAGAGCTGAGTGAAGGGCTTAGGGAGTTTCGCGAGGGCCTATCAAAAAATCTGAAGGAGTTCTCGGAAAGCAACATCAGCCAGCTCGACCGCATCAATGCTACTACGCGCGAGAAGTTGCAGGAATTGACGGAACAGGCCAAAACCGACAACACTCAGATGCGCGAGTCGCTGGAAAAGGTTTTTCGCAACTTCCAGGAAACCTTTGAGAAGAACGTAGCTTCATTCAATGACTTGCAGCGGGAGAAGTTTAGCCAGCTGGAAGAAAAGCAAAACAAGCTGGTTGAGACCACCGAGAAGAAGCTGGAACAGATGCGGGAAACCGTTGAAGAGAAGCTGCAGAAGACCCTGAACGAGCGCCTGGGGCAATCGTTCGAGCTGGTGGGCAAACAACTGGAAAGCGTTCAGAAAGGCCTGGGAGAGATGCAATCCCTTGCCCAGGACGTGGGCGGGCTGAAAAAGGTGCTTAGCAACGTGAAGTTGCGCGGGGGTATTGGGGAAGTGCAGTTGGGGATGCTGCTGGAACAGGTGCTTGCCCCTGAGCAGTTTGAATCCAACGTAATCACCAAGAAGGGGTCCTCAGAGTCTGTGGAATTCGCTATTAAGTTACCGGGACGTGAGGACAGACAGGAAACCGTTTACCTGCCTATCGATGCCAAGTTCCCCAAAGACAAGTATGAGAAAATGCTTGACGCCTACGAGTTGGCAGATCCAAGCCTGATTGAAATTGCAAACAGGGAACTGGAGCGCACCATCAAACAAATGGCTGCAGATATTCACAACAAATACATCGATCCTCCCAACACCACCGACTTTGCCATCATGTTCCTGCCTTTTGAGGGTATTTATGCCGAGGTGGTGAGGCGCACCAGCCTGCTGGAACATTTGCAGCGCGATTTCAAGGTCATCGTTACCGGGCCTACTACCCTGGCGGCCATCCTCAACAGCCTGCAGATGGGCTTCCGCACGCTGGCCATTCAGCAGCGAAGCAGCGAAGTCTGGAAGATCCTGGGTGCCGTGAAAAAAGAATTTGAAAACTTCGGCGGTATGCTCGAGAAGGCACAGAAGAACATCCAAACGGCCAGCAACCAGATCGACGAGGTCATGGGCAAACGCACCCGCGCCATCCAGCGCAAGCTGAAAAGCGTAGAAACCCTCAGCAGCGCGGAAGCCAGCTTGATTTTGCCGGAGGTTGGCAGCCCGGATGACAGCGAGGACGCAGAAGAGGACAACAATGCATAA
- a CDS encoding GNAT family N-acetyltransferase has protein sequence MRLQSLVKQYKAAVEKVAALQKETRKAVLRQYGDISGFLSSLKPEVINRPDDPHFPELYAFYSTVFTLPDETETFEGFEATLNLNSDPFLTERFGLHEETWLYLREPSTGAIIAGVDFSTYVLPDRLRKAFGFPATNHVIYIFVKPEYRSLGVASHLLKLTEDYAMNFTGQRGPVLFFCEQNAPELMTAEEYFHDNLNALIDQCERLKWWDRLGYKRLNFNYVQPPLNPGMEPCLNLTFNVRAGEMEEVPSELVREHLERFFSIAVFKGRDVLKDTFYGRQMQWLRQHPLVKISGDQEYYEALKAKIYGQPDAWMPLKELF, from the coding sequence ATGCGATTACAGTCACTGGTGAAGCAATATAAGGCGGCGGTCGAAAAGGTTGCGGCCCTGCAAAAGGAGACACGTAAAGCCGTACTCAGGCAGTATGGGGATATTTCCGGATTCCTCAGTTCCTTGAAGCCCGAGGTGATCAACCGTCCAGATGACCCTCACTTTCCTGAATTGTATGCCTTTTATTCAACGGTTTTTACCCTTCCCGATGAGACCGAGACCTTCGAAGGGTTTGAAGCTACCCTAAACCTCAACTCGGATCCCTTTCTAACAGAGCGTTTTGGATTGCATGAGGAAACCTGGCTATACCTGCGAGAACCCTCAACCGGGGCCATCATAGCCGGCGTAGATTTCAGCACCTATGTTTTGCCAGACCGGCTCAGGAAGGCCTTTGGTTTTCCTGCCACCAATCATGTCATTTATATTTTTGTCAAACCAGAATACCGGAGCCTGGGGGTGGCTTCTCATTTGCTTAAGCTTACGGAAGATTATGCAATGAATTTCACAGGCCAGCGGGGGCCAGTCCTGTTCTTTTGTGAGCAGAATGCCCCTGAATTGATGACTGCCGAAGAATATTTCCACGACAATCTCAACGCCCTCATTGACCAGTGCGAACGCCTGAAGTGGTGGGACAGGCTGGGTTATAAACGGCTGAATTTTAACTATGTGCAGCCACCCCTGAACCCGGGTATGGAGCCTTGCCTCAACCTTACCTTTAATGTCAGAGCAGGCGAAATGGAGGAGGTGCCGTCAGAATTGGTCAGGGAACACCTCGAACGCTTCTTTAGCATTGCGGTTTTCAAAGGACGGGATGTGTTGAAGGACACGTTTTACGGCCGGCAGATGCAATGGCTCCGGCAGCATCCCCTGGTGAAAATCAGTGGCGACCAGGAATATTATGAGGCCCTGAAAGCAAAAATCTATGGTCAACCGGATGCCTGGATGCCATTAAAGGAGCTCTTCTAA
- a CDS encoding GNAT family N-acetyltransferase, translating to MLTDFLTRLADLIGYVNTYVEFLLLLFAFMAGLIFFTIPYVRPLRSLLGSLGLSFGEITRVLWACYKSPRKLIRVYIELAIFHTGGLHQNRQFWRKFLRTFKRFIDDNGESGTYIAKVETCFDVASAEFNELVSAYFEFFKQNKASDKFAIPADEPLSFIIQTEINEGFIVPITFITGLNDRYDEDWEKILGNYFTAFGEEQPPETAILPEELYFTYNWLMWGPSYQIKYAPQKNKLIQYGFGDESNSVNIVLKTDEVGDSLWEKICHEGEENGGKKFGYNCMIRGRLVDSSEYYNYKRDEMDLRAMPFLKRLSAPALGISFLMELEHYEIKHSLKADNYFFSAYLWIMFALVDTTNPGFTPRKSVTFFEHANLADTTNYKFLANSLVDKCIRHFQYIAGHTEYRKRKYQLCLSMNTFIESLFLKRLHEIRREDPQGWFSTNLATDTPFSISEILDTFDNYFVTQESDFEVVGVQAGNKEGIRHLCNFYADTYLEEFEKLPSALSLDRMFALMRKPSEQCSFHISLALKEETEVVGGATALYLPGSKCGVIDSIAVAQNYRNNGTGKRLVDHALQMLRQDALEKNGKGLKFLLARVPHESDQASLRKFRFWANHGFLHLPENTRQNHHGWAVHMLTDDTPASLPKGEIEKAILEYDRLTNEVAG from the coding sequence ATGCTGACCGATTTTCTGACCCGCCTGGCCGACCTGATTGGTTACGTAAACACCTATGTTGAATTTCTGCTGCTTCTCTTTGCCTTTATGGCGGGGCTGATCTTTTTCACCATCCCCTATGTAAGGCCATTGCGGAGCTTACTGGGTTCGCTGGGCCTGAGTTTTGGTGAGATCACACGGGTTTTGTGGGCTTGTTACAAGAGTCCGCGCAAACTGATCCGGGTTTACATCGAACTGGCCATCTTTCACACAGGGGGGCTTCACCAGAACCGGCAATTCTGGCGCAAATTCCTTCGTACCTTCAAGCGGTTTATTGATGATAATGGTGAGTCGGGGACTTACATTGCAAAGGTGGAAACTTGCTTTGATGTGGCTTCTGCAGAGTTCAACGAACTGGTCAGCGCATATTTCGAATTTTTTAAGCAAAATAAGGCCAGTGATAAGTTTGCCATACCTGCTGATGAGCCTTTGTCGTTTATTATTCAAACTGAGATCAACGAGGGCTTCATTGTGCCCATTACTTTCATCACTGGGCTGAACGACCGCTATGATGAGGACTGGGAAAAGATCCTGGGCAATTATTTCACAGCATTTGGCGAAGAGCAGCCTCCTGAAACAGCCATCCTGCCCGAAGAGCTGTATTTCACTTACAACTGGCTGATGTGGGGCCCGAGTTACCAGATCAAATATGCGCCCCAGAAAAATAAACTGATACAATATGGCTTTGGCGATGAATCGAACTCGGTGAATATCGTGCTGAAAACCGATGAGGTGGGCGACAGCCTGTGGGAAAAAATATGTCACGAAGGAGAAGAAAACGGGGGAAAGAAATTTGGTTATAACTGTATGATCAGGGGCCGCCTGGTTGACAGCTCCGAATATTATAACTATAAGCGTGATGAAATGGACCTGCGTGCGATGCCATTTTTAAAGCGACTTTCGGCACCTGCACTGGGCATTTCATTCCTGATGGAACTGGAGCATTACGAGATCAAGCACAGCCTGAAGGCCGACAATTACTTCTTCTCAGCTTATCTGTGGATCATGTTTGCCCTGGTCGATACAACCAATCCAGGCTTTACCCCCCGCAAAAGCGTCACCTTCTTTGAGCACGCCAACCTGGCCGATACCACCAATTATAAGTTTCTTGCCAATTCCCTTGTGGATAAGTGTATCCGGCATTTTCAGTATATTGCCGGGCATACGGAATACCGAAAACGTAAGTATCAGCTATGTCTTTCGATGAATACCTTTATCGAAAGCCTGTTTTTAAAACGCCTGCATGAGATCCGGCGGGAGGATCCGCAAGGCTGGTTCAGCACAAACCTGGCTACAGATACCCCTTTCTCCATCAGCGAAATTCTGGACACCTTCGACAATTACTTTGTCACCCAGGAGTCGGATTTCGAGGTGGTGGGCGTACAGGCCGGCAATAAGGAAGGCATCCGTCACCTGTGCAACTTTTATGCCGACACTTACCTGGAGGAATTTGAAAAACTGCCCTCTGCCCTTTCACTCGACAGGATGTTTGCCCTGATGCGCAAGCCTTCCGAGCAGTGCAGCTTTCATATCTCGCTGGCCTTAAAGGAAGAAACGGAAGTGGTTGGAGGGGCAACGGCTTTGTACCTGCCCGGGTCAAAATGCGGGGTGATCGACAGCATTGCCGTGGCCCAAAACTACCGCAACAATGGTACCGGAAAGCGCTTGGTTGACCACGCCCTGCAAATGCTGAGGCAGGATGCCCTGGAGAAGAACGGCAAGGGGCTGAAGTTCCTGTTGGCAAGGGTCCCCCACGAAAGTGACCAGGCAAGCCTGCGCAAATTTCGGTTCTGGGCAAACCACGGCTTTTTGCATCTGCCCGAAAACACCAGGCAGAATCATCACGGCTGGGCGGTTCATATGCTCACCGATGACACCCCGGCCAGTTTACCCAAAGGGGAAATCGAAAAGGCCATACTGGAATATGACAGGCTTACGAACGAAGTGGCAGGTTAA
- a CDS encoding alpha/beta fold hydrolase, whose product MEKWGKQAFIFPVGYEAFHKKQLYNFQLNRPYSFGYARREDLWDVGKRIHSFSDWTAEMLKLATTAEKEGRLMNAAFYYRAAEFYLKWKDALKSGLYETFISLFDQAFEGDDYQRHLIPYENALLSALRINPKGDRKGTLVIHGGFDSLIEEFYSMMWYFASRGYEVIGFEGPGQGASLRKHGLPITIAWEKPVRAILDHFGLEDVTLIGLSMGGWFCLRAASFEERVKRVIANGHAIDYMKSMPGFLRKIHLWSMTRWPGMMNRMAEWKFSNREGVQGWMVDQLKFITQKTKALEALDLYLQLNTENIRADQVKQDVLILSGSHDHFIPRKMHGMQLKALVNARSVTGKMFYPDEQAENHCQIGNFELGLRTMADWLNGFQRKE is encoded by the coding sequence ATGGAAAAATGGGGAAAACAGGCATTTATCTTTCCTGTAGGCTATGAGGCCTTTCACAAAAAGCAGTTGTATAATTTTCAGCTGAATCGTCCATATTCATTCGGGTATGCCCGGAGGGAAGACCTTTGGGATGTTGGGAAAAGGATTCATTCCTTCAGTGACTGGACGGCAGAGATGCTGAAACTGGCCACGACGGCCGAAAAGGAGGGTAGGCTTATGAATGCTGCCTTTTATTACCGGGCGGCAGAATTTTACCTGAAATGGAAAGATGCGTTAAAATCCGGACTCTACGAAACATTCATTTCATTATTTGACCAGGCCTTTGAAGGCGATGACTATCAGCGCCACCTGATCCCCTATGAAAATGCTTTGCTCTCTGCCCTCAGGATCAATCCCAAGGGCGATAGGAAAGGAACCCTTGTGATTCATGGGGGCTTTGATTCGCTGATTGAAGAGTTCTATTCAATGATGTGGTATTTTGCCTCCCGGGGCTATGAAGTCATAGGATTTGAAGGGCCGGGGCAGGGTGCCAGCCTGAGAAAACATGGCCTTCCCATCACCATTGCCTGGGAAAAACCAGTCCGGGCGATCCTCGATCACTTTGGCCTTGAAGACGTGACCCTCATCGGCCTTTCCATGGGAGGCTGGTTCTGCCTGCGGGCGGCTTCCTTCGAGGAACGGGTAAAACGCGTCATCGCCAACGGGCATGCCATAGATTATATGAAAAGCATGCCGGGCTTTCTCCGGAAAATACACCTCTGGTCCATGACCCGCTGGCCGGGAATGATGAACCGAATGGCGGAATGGAAATTCAGCAACAGGGAGGGGGTTCAAGGCTGGATGGTTGACCAGCTGAAATTCATCACCCAAAAGACAAAAGCCCTGGAAGCCCTGGATCTTTATCTTCAGCTGAACACAGAGAACATAAGGGCAGACCAGGTGAAACAGGACGTTTTGATCCTTTCGGGCAGCCACGATCATTTTATCCCCCGGAAAATGCATGGGATGCAGCTGAAGGCCCTGGTAAATGCCCGGTCGGTCACCGGGAAAATGTTCTACCCCGATGAACAGGCAGAAAACCACTGCCAGATCGGAAATTTTGAACTCGGCCTTCGAACCATGGCTGATTGGTTAAACGGTTTTCAACGGAAAGAATGA